The sequence CGGCGGACAAAATAGCAGACATGGCAAAGAAAGAGCGTCGCTCTAAAAGCGAGCTTTTGCGTGAAATGGTTCATGTTTATGAGGAGCGTCAAGCCGAAGAAGAATGGCAAGATCTTTTCGCATTCGGTGAAAAGACGGCAAAGCGCTTTGGTATTAAAAACGAGGATGAGCTGTTCAAGATTCTTAGCGGGACTGCGTAATGCTAAGAGTGGTTTTTGATTCTAATGTCTATATATCAGCGCTTCTTTTTGATGGCCCACCAAGACAAGTATTAGAGCTTGCCTTAAAGCACCGGGTGATTCTCGTTGTCTCTGATGATATCATCAATGAGACCGCCGGTAAGCTTCGGGAGAAGTTTTTCTGGCCGGAGCACCGAATTCAGCAATTTGTGCGACAGACCAGCAGACTTGCTGAGCTTTACAATCCGAAAGCAAAGATTAAAGTCATCAAGGATGAGCCGGATAACAGAGTGCTAGAATGCGCAGTTGCCGGAAAAGCTCATCTTATTATTTCGGGTGATAATCACCTGCTAAAACTTAAAGTTTACAAAACCATCCCAATTCAGAAGCCAAAATATCTAACATATCTTATGGAGCAAAAGGACTAAAGATATGAACTGTTTAATCTATCTTCGAGTATCAAACTGATTTTGGGTGCTTTATCTTGCGCTTTAGTGCAAAAAAAAGCCCCACTAGGATAGTGAGGCAAACAATCGCTGGGGCGGAAGGATTCGAACCTACGATAACCGGTACCAAAAACCGGTGCCTTACCACTTGGCCACGCCCCAATATTAATAAAATAAAGCTGTGCTCTCGTCACAGCTTTCGCGACAATCCAGGCTCGACCATAGCCGAACGCAGAGCCTAAAAAAATATAACATGCCGAAAAATAAAAGTCCACCCTGCCGAGACATAGCTACACGGCCTAGGGTCTGGCTTTTTTCTTCTGCTTTAACACTTCCACGAGGTGGCTGCCTCTGAGCCAAATGCCGCTGAAAATAAAGAACAGATGGACGGGTAGCACTTGAGGCAATTTATATCCCAGGGCGAACCCGATAGGCCATGCCAAGCCCGCAAGAATGAAGCAGAGCAGACCGATTTGTTTCCTGTAAGCCTTCAAAAACAGCTCCTAACTCTATTTGTCTTACGATAACATATTTCGACGCCGGCAGCTAACACTACCTGCGGTACCGAGTAACCGCTCACCCCTCTAGACGGTCTCCGGATTATCTCGCGATTATCGTTGATAGTCTCACGGCTATTGCGGGTATCTATAAAAAAACAGGCATGTTATGGATTTCTCAATCCGGCAAGATTATAATCTTATTCGCCCGCAATTATCGACGCAATGAAAGGTCGTGTGGTTTTTTGGTTCAAAAGAATTATTTCTATGTAGTCGAGAGCAAGCCTGAGAACCTTGCTCGAATTAGGGACTACTTTAAAGATATCGCGAGTACCAACAATATCGTCGACGCGGACAGCTACGACATCTTGGTTTCAATCGGCGAGGCGGCGACAAATGCGATAGAGCACGGCCGGGGCGGCGATGTGGAGGTAGATTTCG comes from Actinomycetota bacterium and encodes:
- a CDS encoding ATP-binding protein yields the protein MVQKNYFYVVESKPENLARIRDYFKDIASTNNIVDADSYDILVSIGEAATNAIEHGRGGDVEVDFDLVKDVLTVCVRSNGAFVKNIPLPEEDGFRGRGILLMLALMDQVTIDEQQDSVTVVMSKHFKRAG
- a CDS encoding putative toxin-antitoxin system toxin component, PIN family, yielding MLRVVFDSNVYISALLFDGPPRQVLELALKHRVILVVSDDIINETAGKLREKFFWPEHRIQQFVRQTSRLAELYNPKAKIKVIKDEPDNRVLECAVAGKAHLIISGDNHLLKLKVYKTIPIQKPKYLTYLMEQKD
- a CDS encoding ribbon-helix-helix protein, CopG family; the protein is MLGRTTKVLSFSLPPETADKIADMAKKERRSKSELLREMVHVYEERQAEEEWQDLFAFGEKTAKRFGIKNEDELFKILSGTA